The following DNA comes from Halalkaliarchaeum sp. AArc-CO.
CGACAGCGTCGTGATCTGGCTCGTCGCCGGGATCGAGTCCGAGGAACGTTCGGATTTCGCGTGCGGCGTCCATCTCGTGGAGGGTGAAGACGCCGTCGAGATCCATCCCCGAGAACGGCGGTTCGACCGCCCTAGCCCCTGTTGCGATGAGAAGCTCGCCGTAGGGCTGGACGAACGTTTCAGTGTCCTCGTTGCCCAGTGGTTCGACGGTGACGGTCCGGTCGTCGGGATCGATCTCGATGACCTCGTGGTTCGTCCGGAGGTCGATCCCACGCTCCGATCTGAACTTCTCCGGCGGAATCGACACCAGGTCGTCGAGCGACTCCACCTCGCCTTTTATATAATACGGCAGCCCGCAGGCTCCATACGACACCCAGTCCCCTTTCTCGAAGACGATCACCTCTCGGTCCGGCCGTTCCCGCTTGAGTTTGCTCGCGGCGCTCATCCCCGCAGCGTCGCCGCCGACGATGACGACCGGGTTTTCGTCGGCTGCTCCGGGTACCTCGGCTGTGGTGTCGTCCATACCAGAGGATTCGTCTCCCCGCCATAAAGTATTGTGGTGTATATACAATACAGGACGATCGGAGAGGGATTGACCCGAAGCGCAGTTCCTACGCCTTAGCGTTGCTGGTTGTGACCGTGTGGATCGACGGGTTCGCCGGGGTAGTCTTTCTCGCCGGCCTCGATCCGGACGTCGAGCCAGTTTTCCATCGGGATCAACGGACATTCGTATGCGGTGTTGTACGCGCAGGTGGGATTGTACGCGGCGTTGAAATCGAGGATCCAGCCGTCCTCCCTCTCGTGTGACTCCGGGTCGAGATCGAGGTATCGCCCCGCGCCGTACGTCTCGTCACCGTTCGTCTCGTCACGGAACGGCACCCACAGCCGATCCGATTCGGGGGGTCGATAGGCCTGTAGCGTGATCTCCGTGCCCTCCAGTTCGACGGAGAATTCGCCGTGTCTGTGGTACTGCTGTTCCCCATCTGCCGTCGTCTCGACGGTGATCAGTTCGGGATCGTCGTGTTCCTCGAGAGGAACGACGAACCGGTAGTTCTCGCGTATCGGGTAGTATGCTAACCCTGCGAATGTTTCCTCGGGAAGCGGCGACTGGGGATGCTCCCTGAAGTACCGTTCCCGCTGTCGGCGCTGTTCTTCGGTTTGCTCCTCCCAGTGCGCGTCCGTGTCGGCGGTCATCGGTCGTCTGGACCGGTATTGTTCTTGCAGTACAATAAATGGGGGGTTCAAGTAAAGACACGCAATGGTGAATCGCCTCGGGATCAAGTGGTTCGAGAATCGAAGATTCTCGTCATCATGAGAGAGCTTCGCTCTCTCGAACGACCCCGAGGCTTCCTGTTTCTACGACGCGCTTTGCAGACACCGAAGTGGTGTCCGTAGGGAGCGCAGTCTCCACAGGCGTGGATTCGGGCCATCCCAGCCCTAATTCAGAAAAGCCTCTCTTGAGAACATTCATCGCCGCGTTCGTATCACGGTCACACTCAAACCCACACGACGGGCACGAATGCTCACGTACCCAGATGGGCTTCGCTGTTTCCACACCACACGACGCACACTCCTTGGTTGTGCCCCGAGCCTCCACCTGCACGACGTGCGTGCCGTAGAGGTCGCCTTTGTATTCGAGGAGCGTGATGAATTGTCGCCACGCAGCATCCTGCTTGTTCCGAGTATTATGCGACTGTTCGAGCATCTCTTTCACGTCCAAGTCCTCGACGAATACAGCGTCGTACTCGCGGACGAGCCACGTCGTTATCTTGTGCTGGTAGTCCAGAACCTTCCGCTTGATGTGACGCTTGACCTTCGCCACTTCCCGGCGTTGTTTCTCGTGGTTGTTCGAGCCTTTCTCCTTTCGAGACAACTTCCGTTGCTCACGCCGAAGTCGTTCGTACTCGTCTTCGAGGTCAAGCCAATCCACGGTCTTGCCGTCCGAGGTGTGGATGTAGTTGAGGATGCCGAGGTCGATACCGACGCTGTTGCTCGCGTCCAGCGAGTCTACGTCGGTTTTCTCGGGCAGGTCAGCCGCATCAGTTTCGAGTCCGAAAGAGACGAACCATTCGCCGGTCGTCTCCTTTTTGAACGTGACTTCTTTGATGGTGGCGTGGTCTGGGATTGGGCGATGGTAACGGATTTTCACCCAGCCGATTTTGCTGAAGCGGACGTAAGCATACCTGTCGCGGCCCCTCTTTTCATCGAGGTCGAAACCAGACTGGGTGTACGTCACACTCCGGTACTCTGTGGGTGCTTGCCTCTTGAGCCGACCAACGTTGTACCCCTTCTCTTTCTTCTTTTTGAGGTTCGAGAGGTTCCGATGGAAGCGTGCGACGGTGGCTTGCGCGGCCTTCGAATGTAGTTCACCGAACACTGGCCACTTGCGCTTCCACTCGGGGAGTTTGTTGTTCTGGTCGTACTCACTCGGCTTATCGTCCTCTGGACTGTTCTCGTAGTCCCAGCGGACGTGGTTGTAGAGTTGGCGATGAACGTCGAGATGGTGTTCCAGTCGCTCCGCTACCTCTTGTGTCGGGTGGGCGTGGTAGCGGTGACTGTGTTCCATCGCTGTCTCTCGATTAGGAACTATTGACTTAATGGTTTGTATCACGAGTTGTCGGCTTCATCCCCGAGGTCAAGCCTCGGGGTATTCGCCTTGCCCGCTGATAAAAAACAACCATGTGAAGATGAAAGTCTATTACCATGTCTCCGGTACTGTACGTCGGTTGCCTTCCAGAACAGATCGGATCGATTTACTACCACATGAACGAGGACGGAGGACACAATCAGCGATGTACCGAGAGCAGTCAACAGACTGATGCGGGTTCCGAGTGTTGCGGTGACGACAGCCAGCCGACCGCCGACGCCACCGACGCCAGGGGACGTCACAACATCGACCCCGAAGGCGGTATCCACCTCTCCTTGCAGGTCCCCGATCGACCGACGCTTCACGACGTGCTTCGATCGCTCGTCCAGTCGGACGTTCCATTCGAGATCAACCGGATCAGCGACGCGGGGGCCCACTCCTCACTCGCGATCGTGGATCTGGACGAACTCACCGAAAAACAGCAAAAGGCGATCGAACTGGCGTTCGAACGCGGCTACTACGAGACGCCCCGGGAGACGGATCTCGAGGCGATAAGCGACGAACTCGACGTCTCGAAGTCCGCCGTCTCACAGCGCCTCCGCGCGAGCGAATCGAAGCTCATCCAGTCGGTGCTCGCAGAGCAGACCGACGCCGACGGGACCGACTCGTCGGACGTGGAGTGAGCCTGATACTGATTATTGTAGCGATTTACCGGGCGATCGGCCACTCGGTGGGCCGATCGTCCGGTTACGGCCGAGAATAATCAGTATGAGTCCGATTTTTCCGTCATAGTTCCTCGCGGACGAAGTCCCAGTCACAACGGATCGTTATGCCGAACATGGAGATAGACACCCCATAATAAAGGTCGGAACTTGTTCAGGCTTATCTAGTCTATGGTATTAAATTTGGTGCTTAACTTTTCCCATTATTCTAAGGTACGTGGGCTCCCCGGCTGGAACTAAGAACAGCAATCGTGTACGTCTGCGTGGAGATGCACCAATGAGTACGACACCGTCACAGTTCGACATCGAACGCCGGGGAGTCCTCAAGCTCGGAGGGGCCGCCGCGCTTGCTGGACTCGTCGGCGGGCGAACGCTCGTCGAACCCGGGAAAGCCGAGGAAGACGCCGACGAGGAGGGGGAGACAGAACTGGTGAAGACGATCTGTTCACACTGTGCGGTCGGGTGTGGACTGAAAATGGAGGTCAAAGACGACACGGTCGTCGGTCAACAGGCCTGGAAGGACCATCCGATCAACCAGGGCGGACTCTGTTCGAAGGGTGCAAGCCAGGCCCAGACCGTAAACTCGCCGCGACGGCTCAAGGAGCCGGTCAAAAAGGTTGACGGCGAGTGGGTGACCCTCTCGTGGGATGAGGCGATGGACGAAATCGCCGACGAGCTACTCCGAATCCGCGAGGAGTACGGGCCCGACAGCACGATGTGGATGGGGTCGGCGAAGATCAGCAACGAGGAGGCGTACCTGTTCCGGAAGCTCGCGGCCTTTTACGGCACCAACAACGTCGACCACCAGGCGCGGATCTGCCACTCGACGACGGTCGCCGGACTGGCGAACACCTGGGGCTTTGGCGCGATGACCCAGTCGGCAAACGACGTTCAACACGCCGACGCCAACCTCATCATCGGACACAACCCCGCGGAGTCGCATCCGGTGATGATGCGGTACATCCAGCAGGCGCGTCAGAACGGCGGGGACGTGATCGTCGCCGAACCGCGGTTCACCAAGACCGCGGCTCACGCCGACGAGTACGTCCGATTCCGGCCCGGAACGGACGTCGCGTTCATCAACGGTCTCCTCTATCACATCATCTACAACCTCGAGGCCCACGACGAGGAATTCCTCGCGGACCGCGTCTACGGCTGGGAGGAAGTCAAAGAAAACGTCGCCGACTACGACCTCGAGACGGTTTCGGACATCACGTGGGTCGACGTCGAAGACATCAAAGACGTCGCGGAGACGCTCGTCGACTCCGACGTCAGTACAGTGGAGTGGTCGATGGGGTCGACCCAACACACCACCGGCACGCAGAACATCCGGTCGTACGCGATCCTCAACTTGACGCTGGGCGATTCGGGACAGGTCGGCGGCGGGAATAACCCGGTGAGGGGCCACGACAACGTCCAGGGTGCGACGGACATGTGCATTCTCTCGCACACGCTCCCGGGCTACTACGGTCTCGACGACGGTGCGTGGGATCACTGGACGAACGTCTGGTCGGAAACGCCGAGCACCAGCGGGACCATCACCCGCGAGGAACTCCTGGCGGATCACTTCCACAGCCAGGACCTGATGAATAAGAACGGTCTCACGGTGAGCCGCTGGTTCGAGGGCGCCCTCGAGGACGACGAACGGAAGGGTGGTCTCTACCAGCCCAACCCAGTGAAGGCCGTGATGGTGTGGGGTCACTCGCTGAACTCCCTCAGCGAGATGAAGCGGGTTAAACAGGGCCTCGAGAACGTCGATCTGGTCGTCGGCGTCGACCCCTTCCCTGGCCTGTCGGGAACGCTTGCGGACCGAGACGACGGGATCATCCTGCTGCCGGCTGCAACACGACAGGAAGGTGAAGGCAGCGTTACGGCGACGAACCGCTCGGTGCAGTGGCGCTACCAGGCGGTGACGCCGCGGCACAACTCCAGGACCGACTTCGACATGCTCACCGACCTGGCCGAGCGACTCGGCTTCGCCGAGCACTTCGACTACGACGCAGTCGAGGAGGTGACCGACGAGTACAACCTCGGCATGCGCTCGATCGGTCAGATCGGTCAGACACCCGAGCGTATCAAGGCCCACATGGAGAACAGCCACGTGTTCAGCTCGGAGACGCTCCAGGCGGAAGTCACCGAGAGCCACGACCTCCACGGGGAGTACTTCGGGCTGCCGTGGCCCTGCTGGCACGAAGATCACCCCGGAACTACGATCCTCTACCGCGACAGCGTGCATCCTGCCGAGGGCGGGCTCGACTTCCGTGCCCGGTGGGGGACGGAGGCCCCGGACGGCGAGACCCTCCTCCGGAACAGCTACGATCCCGACTGGTGGGACGGCGAGATCGAGGGCGTCCCGCAGTACCCTGGGTACGCGACGGAGCTGCCGGACGGAACGACACCCGCCGCTCCGACGACCCCGATCGAATACGCGCTCAGCGAGGATCACTCGGTGTACGACGCCGCACAGGCGGTCGACGGAGTCGACGCCGCGGAGTTCGCCGAGTTCGACAACGAACAGCCCGACCCACCGACCGGTCGCGGTCGTGCCCGTGCCCGTGCCTGGAACCTCCCTGACGACGTGCCAAAACACCGGGAACCGGTCGAGACGCCCCGGAAGGACCTAATCGACGAGTACCCCAACTACGAGCGCCAGGAGGACTTCTACCGCCTGGACCTCGACAACCGCGGCGCACAGGAGGAACGCCGGGACCTGGTCGACGACTTCGAGTTCGTCCTCACCACTGGCCGGCAGGTGGAACACCAGGGCGGCGGCTACACCACGCGGAACACGATGGGCACCGCGAACCGCGCACCCATGATGTACGCCGAGATCCACCCGAACGTCGCGAACGAGCTGAACGTCGACACCGGCGAGTGGATCTGGGTAAAGACCG
Coding sequences within:
- a CDS encoding DUF1684 domain-containing protein; the protein is MTADTDAHWEEQTEEQRRQRERYFREHPQSPLPEETFAGLAYYPIRENYRFVVPLEEHDDPELITVETTADGEQQYHRHGEFSVELEGTEITLQAYRPPESDRLWVPFRDETNGDETYGAGRYLDLDPESHEREDGWILDFNAAYNPTCAYNTAYECPLIPMENWLDVRIEAGEKDYPGEPVDPHGHNQQR
- a CDS encoding transposase; the encoded protein is MEHSHRYHAHPTQEVAERLEHHLDVHRQLYNHVRWDYENSPEDDKPSEYDQNNKLPEWKRKWPVFGELHSKAAQATVARFHRNLSNLKKKKEKGYNVGRLKRQAPTEYRSVTYTQSGFDLDEKRGRDRYAYVRFSKIGWVKIRYHRPIPDHATIKEVTFKKETTGEWFVSFGLETDAADLPEKTDVDSLDASNSVGIDLGILNYIHTSDGKTVDWLDLEDEYERLRREQRKLSRKEKGSNNHEKQRREVAKVKRHIKRKVLDYQHKITTWLVREYDAVFVEDLDVKEMLEQSHNTRNKQDAAWRQFITLLEYKGDLYGTHVVQVEARGTTKECASCGVETAKPIWVREHSCPSCGFECDRDTNAAMNVLKRGFSELGLGWPESTPVETALPTDTTSVSAKRVVETGSLGVVRESEALS
- a CDS encoding helix-turn-helix domain-containing protein, which gives rise to MSPVLYVGCLPEQIGSIYYHMNEDGGHNQRCTESSQQTDAGSECCGDDSQPTADATDARGRHNIDPEGGIHLSLQVPDRPTLHDVLRSLVQSDVPFEINRISDAGAHSSLAIVDLDELTEKQQKAIELAFERGYYETPRETDLEAISDELDVSKSAVSQRLRASESKLIQSVLAEQTDADGTDSSDVE
- a CDS encoding molybdopterin-dependent oxidoreductase yields the protein MSTTPSQFDIERRGVLKLGGAAALAGLVGGRTLVEPGKAEEDADEEGETELVKTICSHCAVGCGLKMEVKDDTVVGQQAWKDHPINQGGLCSKGASQAQTVNSPRRLKEPVKKVDGEWVTLSWDEAMDEIADELLRIREEYGPDSTMWMGSAKISNEEAYLFRKLAAFYGTNNVDHQARICHSTTVAGLANTWGFGAMTQSANDVQHADANLIIGHNPAESHPVMMRYIQQARQNGGDVIVAEPRFTKTAAHADEYVRFRPGTDVAFINGLLYHIIYNLEAHDEEFLADRVYGWEEVKENVADYDLETVSDITWVDVEDIKDVAETLVDSDVSTVEWSMGSTQHTTGTQNIRSYAILNLTLGDSGQVGGGNNPVRGHDNVQGATDMCILSHTLPGYYGLDDGAWDHWTNVWSETPSTSGTITREELLADHFHSQDLMNKNGLTVSRWFEGALEDDERKGGLYQPNPVKAVMVWGHSLNSLSEMKRVKQGLENVDLVVGVDPFPGLSGTLADRDDGIILLPAATRQEGEGSVTATNRSVQWRYQAVTPRHNSRTDFDMLTDLAERLGFAEHFDYDAVEEVTDEYNLGMRSIGQIGQTPERIKAHMENSHVFSSETLQAEVTESHDLHGEYFGLPWPCWHEDHPGTTILYRDSVHPAEGGLDFRARWGTEAPDGETLLRNSYDPDWWDGEIEGVPQYPGYATELPDGTTPAAPTTPIEYALSEDHSVYDAAQAVDGVDAAEFAEFDNEQPDPPTGRGRARARAWNLPDDVPKHREPVETPRKDLIDEYPNYERQEDFYRLDLDNRGAQEERRDLVDDFEFVLTTGRQVEHQGGGYTTRNTMGTANRAPMMYAEIHPNVANELNVDTGEWIWVKTDPGRMLVQARVTERVNDEEVFLPFHWGGLFEGESYTDRYPEGTEPLVIGDSANIGTSVGYDAVTNMQATKVTLCGLEPASADEIPELPEKQQAYQKQRGFKKR